The following coding sequences are from one Lolium rigidum isolate FL_2022 chromosome 6, APGP_CSIRO_Lrig_0.1, whole genome shotgun sequence window:
- the LOC124663717 gene encoding uncharacterized protein LOC124663717, with protein sequence MAAAASPSWVILGSVSRVAASDADLPPGADLSLALPAPPRVAILTIPPRIFPGRTTPHNFPSVLAADASGLLLLHADQGPATGPTIIDLPNRQEFCWLPTVAGYFVLDANSASALPLPNAKYIMHPGHLGLLASPAGDGHYVVAELQMILGGDTADILCFSSKVGEWVFKKVAYPLPSRLLGPNGVVSHAGRLWWVDLSWCLLTADPFADAPSLKVVPLPEGKALKPREAWGLLDKYRCVGVSAGKLRFVDMYRNRDAGGAAQISVWTLADPDSTEWTLECQATFGEICDDVTYKASGLPRKIPVLALIHPTNPDVVYFFLDEYMLGVDVRARKLVECEVYDLVEPPTEHVATRFVHAWQLPRALCSGSTKETEDGVNEDLRDENGE encoded by the coding sequence ATGGCGGCCGCCGCGTCGCCGTCGTGGGTCATCCTGGGGAGCGTGTCGCGGGTGGCGGCCTCCGACGCCGACCTCCCACCGGGCGCCGACCTCTCCCTCGCcctgccggcgccgccgcgcgtcgCGATCCTCACCATCCCGCCGCGCATCTTCCCGGGACGCACCACCCCGCACAACTTCCCGTCCGTGCTCGCCGCCGACGCCTCGGGCCTCCTCCTGCTCCACGCCGACCAGGGCCCCGCCACGGGCCCCACCATCATCGACCTCCCCAACCGCCAGGAGTTCTGCTGGCTCCCCACCGTCGCCGGCTACTTCGTGCTCGACGCCAACTCCGCCTCCGCCCTCCCGCTCCCCAACGCCAAGTACATCATGCACCCGGGCCACCTCGGCCTCCTCGCCTCCCCCGCCGGCGACGGCCACTACGTGGTCGCCGAGCTGCAGATGATCCTCGGCGGCGACACCGCCGACATCCTCTGCTTCTCCTCCAAGGTCGGGGAGTGGGTCTTCAAGAAGGTCGCCTACCCGCTGCCGTCCCGCCTGCTCGGCCCCAACGGCGTCGTCTCGCACGCCGGGAGGCTCTGGTGGGTCGACCTCTCCTGGTGCCTCCTCACCGCCGACCCCTTCGCCGACGCGCCGTCGCTCAAGGTCGTCCCGCTTCCGGAGGGCAAGGCGCTCAAGCCCAGGGAGGCCTGGGGGCTGCTCGACAAGTACCGCTGCGTCGGCGTCAGCGCCGGCAAGCTGCGCTTCGTGGACATGTACAGGAACCGCGACGCCGGCGGCGCCGCGCAGATCAGCGTGTGGACGCTCGCCGATCCGGACTCCACCGAGTGGACGCTCGAGTGCCAGGCCACCTTCGGGGAGATCTGCGACGACGTCACCTACAAGGCCAGCGGTCTGCCGAGGAAGATCCCTGTGCTTGCGCTCATCCACCCCACCAACCCCGACGTCGTCTACTTCTTCCTGGACGAGTACATGCTCGGCGTCGACGTGCGTGCTCGCAAGCTGGTGGAGTGCGAGGTCTACGACCTGGTTGAGCCGCCCACCGAACACGTCGCCACCCGTTTCGTTCACGCTTGGCAGCTGCCACGGGCTCTCTGCTCAG